From one Prochlorococcus marinus str. MIT 0912 genomic stretch:
- a CDS encoding TldD/PmbA family protein, whose product MDNSISSQQIGELDPELLNSLLERYSNDSEIVKWDMGASASRDVSVQVQQGNAKQLKGSQRNSMTLRVWNKYNQVGITSTSDLTSEGINKAMRGAIEASLFGNKKESPEFSPLAKKELVDINPKSSNPHSIDELLSILKKAEKQLIDTHQSIDSVPYNGLNESYMERIYLNSEGANRHMKLSQSSIYLYAKAQEENKKPRSAGGIRINSNLDELDIESCINETSDKLISHLNYKSIETSKYLICFSPEAFLQLINAFSSMFNARSIIDGLSLMNEDSIGNQIAVSNLNISDEGLHPENVGAFSFDGEGTPTQNVKLISNGRLTNLLHSEATARKFGVKPTGHAGLGAKVSVSPDWLVVSKSESDIDKEKNLNVKNTLKEYILIDELSAIHSGVKASQGSFSLPFDGWIVNDGKRISIEAATVAGDILKVLKNIVKIENEQIVTHQGISPHVWVENISITGEA is encoded by the coding sequence ATGGATAATTCAATTTCTAGTCAACAGATAGGCGAATTGGATCCAGAATTATTGAATAGTCTTTTAGAAAGATATAGTAACGATTCAGAAATTGTAAAATGGGATATGGGTGCATCGGCGAGTAGAGATGTTTCTGTTCAAGTACAACAAGGAAATGCCAAACAACTCAAAGGTTCTCAAAGGAATTCAATGACATTGAGAGTATGGAATAAGTATAATCAGGTAGGAATAACCAGTACTTCTGACTTAACAAGTGAAGGTATAAATAAAGCCATGAGAGGTGCAATTGAAGCAAGCCTCTTTGGTAATAAAAAAGAATCTCCAGAATTTTCTCCACTAGCTAAAAAAGAATTAGTAGATATAAATCCTAAAAGTTCTAATCCTCATTCGATAGATGAATTACTTAGTATTCTAAAAAAAGCAGAAAAACAATTAATTGATACTCATCAATCAATAGATTCGGTTCCTTATAATGGATTAAACGAAAGTTATATGGAAAGGATATATCTTAATAGTGAAGGAGCTAATAGACATATGAAGCTATCACAATCCTCTATATATTTGTATGCAAAAGCTCAGGAGGAAAATAAAAAGCCCAGAAGTGCAGGAGGTATTAGGATAAACTCTAATTTAGATGAACTCGATATAGAATCTTGTATAAATGAAACATCTGATAAGCTTATTAGTCACCTAAATTATAAATCAATAGAAACGAGTAAGTATTTAATTTGTTTTTCTCCTGAGGCCTTTCTTCAATTAATAAATGCTTTTAGCTCAATGTTTAATGCACGTTCAATTATTGATGGCCTAAGTTTAATGAATGAAGACTCAATTGGTAATCAAATTGCAGTTTCTAATCTAAATATAAGCGACGAGGGTCTGCATCCTGAAAACGTAGGAGCTTTTAGTTTTGATGGCGAAGGAACTCCAACGCAAAACGTAAAACTAATTTCTAATGGCAGATTGACAAATTTACTTCATTCAGAAGCAACTGCCAGAAAATTTGGTGTCAAACCTACAGGTCATGCAGGATTAGGAGCTAAGGTATCTGTTTCACCTGATTGGCTAGTCGTGAGCAAAAGTGAATCTGATATTGATAAAGAAAAAAATCTAAATGTTAAAAATACACTAAAAGAATACATTTTAATAGACGAACTATCTGCCATTCATTCTGGTGTAAAAGCTAGTCAAGGTTCTTTCTCCTTACCCTTCGATGGTTGGATCGTTAATGATGGTAAGAGGATTTCGATTGAAGCAGCAACTGTTGCAGGAGATATTCTAAAAGTCTTGAAAAATATTGTTAAAATTGAAAACGAACAGATCGTCACACATCAAGGTATTAGTCCTCATGTTTGGGTTGAAAACATATCAATAACTGGTGAAGCGTGA
- a CDS encoding TldD/PmbA family protein, which translates to MLFHTFDETLKPQIEELLSLGKSAGADLVEVFLEKSDNISLLAEQDDISNVSPSFGIGAGIRVFLGKKDGFVSTNDLSKEGLLFALNQALGMLGLVTGSLTNDKFEGLSDLRDFGTKKNDWLEHSPNLDESTIKLIEATKSLADKNKNLQVRRASYARNWQEVLVAATDGVFARDIRLHQTVGLNVIAQQDKNRSTSARRYGSSDNPDDLRNWEIEKSACELNESAQKMLYAEYVEAGQMPVVLANKFGGVIFHEACGHLLETTQLERGTSPFHDSIDKQIAHKAVSAVDEGFSNHAFGSLSMDDEGMEPQNTLLIEKGILKKFLSDRAGSLRTGHPRTGSGRRQNFSFAAASRMRNTYIKQGNFSPDELIKSVDDGLYCKSMGGGSVGPTGQFNFSVEEGYLIKNGKLDKPVKGATLIGEAKEILPRISMCANDLDLAAGFCGSVSGSVNVTVGQPHIKVDSITVGGR; encoded by the coding sequence TTGCTATTTCATACTTTTGACGAAACATTAAAACCACAAATCGAGGAACTACTTTCTCTAGGTAAATCAGCTGGCGCTGACCTTGTTGAAGTATTTCTTGAGAAATCTGACAATATTTCTCTTCTTGCCGAACAAGATGATATTTCAAATGTAAGCCCATCTTTTGGCATTGGAGCCGGTATCAGGGTTTTTCTTGGCAAAAAAGACGGATTTGTTAGCACAAACGATTTATCTAAAGAAGGACTTCTTTTTGCTCTCAATCAAGCGTTAGGGATGTTAGGTCTAGTGACTGGATCATTAACTAATGATAAATTTGAAGGTCTTTCAGATTTGAGGGATTTTGGAACAAAAAAGAATGATTGGCTAGAGCATTCTCCAAATCTCGATGAATCAACTATCAAATTGATTGAGGCAACAAAATCACTTGCGGATAAAAATAAGAATCTCCAAGTAAGAAGAGCTAGTTATGCCAGAAATTGGCAAGAAGTTCTTGTGGCTGCTACAGATGGTGTATTTGCTAGAGACATCCGTCTTCATCAAACCGTTGGTTTAAACGTGATAGCCCAACAAGATAAAAACAGATCGACTTCCGCTAGAAGATATGGAAGTTCTGATAATCCCGACGATCTAAGAAACTGGGAAATTGAAAAGAGTGCTTGTGAATTAAATGAAAGTGCTCAAAAAATGCTTTATGCCGAATATGTTGAAGCAGGTCAAATGCCTGTTGTTCTTGCCAATAAATTTGGAGGAGTGATATTCCATGAAGCTTGTGGTCATCTTCTTGAAACCACTCAATTAGAAAGAGGCACATCCCCTTTTCATGACTCTATAGATAAACAGATTGCTCACAAGGCTGTAAGTGCAGTAGATGAAGGTTTTTCAAATCATGCTTTTGGTTCACTATCTATGGATGATGAAGGAATGGAACCGCAAAATACTTTACTAATAGAAAAGGGGATATTAAAAAAATTTCTATCAGATAGAGCTGGCTCTTTAAGAACAGGTCATCCCAGAACTGGTAGTGGAAGGAGGCAAAATTTCTCATTCGCTGCAGCAAGTCGTATGAGAAATACATACATTAAACAAGGTAATTTTTCTCCAGATGAACTAATTAAAAGTGTTGACGATGGACTTTATTGTAAATCCATGGGTGGAGGTAGCGTTGGACCAACAGGTCAATTCAATTTCTCAGTCGAGGAAGGTTATTTAATAAAAAATGGCAAACTTGATAAACCCGTTAAGGGAGCAACATTAATAGGTGAAGCAAAAGAAATTTTACCAAGAATTTCTATGTGTGCAAACGATTTAGATCTTGCTGCTGGTTTTTGTGGATCAGTAAGTGGGAGTGTCAACGTTACTGTAGGTCAGCCACACATAAAAGTTGATTCAATAACTGTAGGAGGAAGGTAA